The Verrucomicrobium spinosum DSM 4136 = JCM 18804 genome includes a region encoding these proteins:
- a CDS encoding GspE/PulE family protein yields the protein MYSNEDFLLELLRESGMVNEQDLHHARTTKKPSETLMEGLIKGGVLSEEDVAQTMAVNSGMEFIDLTGYAVSPDLKNVVPEDVARRYKVVPIGFEHGRLQIAISDPNNFETLDALPHVLSTEIEFICSTPGSIRTLTSSIYGNEGDMAGTVVKGMEGSSETDAPIIRLVTNTLMEAFKNRGSDIHIEPMEKDLRIRYRIDGVMHDVEHHPKKLHSSIIARLKIMTGTMSIDEKRIPQDGRIQMKFQDKELDLRVSIIPTSNGESVVMRILDKSSLRLGLSDLGFLSDDQETFEKLITLPDGIILVTGPTGSGKTTTLYACLNFINRPDRKIITVEDPVEYELPGINQVMVKEDIGMTFAAALRAMLRQAPNIIMLGEIRDMETASIAINASLTGHLVFSTLHTNDAPSAVSRLVDIGIKPFLIASSVRAIEAQRLVRKLCPECKTPGSLTEKELRSLQLDASQAYGATIMDATGCPKCRGNGFRGRLSIVEIFKMDDEVRGMINQSLPAPVLRRKARELGMRTLREDGVRKVLAGMTTAEEVIEATMSDAN from the coding sequence ATGTATTCCAACGAAGACTTTTTGCTCGAACTTCTCCGGGAATCCGGGATGGTGAACGAGCAGGATCTCCATCACGCCCGCACCACCAAGAAACCTTCCGAGACCCTTATGGAGGGGCTCATCAAAGGAGGGGTGCTTTCTGAAGAAGACGTGGCGCAGACGATGGCGGTGAACTCCGGGATGGAGTTCATCGACCTCACGGGGTACGCCGTTTCTCCCGACCTGAAAAACGTGGTGCCTGAGGATGTGGCAAGACGCTACAAGGTGGTGCCCATCGGTTTCGAGCACGGGCGTCTCCAGATTGCCATCAGCGATCCCAACAACTTCGAGACTCTGGACGCGCTGCCGCACGTCCTCTCCACGGAGATCGAGTTCATCTGTAGCACGCCTGGGTCCATACGTACGTTGACCAGCAGCATCTACGGAAATGAGGGTGATATGGCGGGCACCGTGGTGAAGGGCATGGAAGGCAGTTCTGAGACGGACGCCCCCATCATTCGCCTGGTGACGAACACGCTGATGGAGGCGTTCAAAAACCGGGGCTCGGATATTCACATCGAGCCGATGGAGAAGGACCTCCGGATCCGCTATCGCATTGACGGGGTGATGCACGATGTGGAACACCATCCCAAGAAACTGCATTCCTCGATCATCGCCCGTCTGAAGATCATGACGGGGACGATGAGCATCGATGAGAAGCGCATCCCTCAGGACGGTCGTATCCAGATGAAGTTCCAAGACAAGGAGCTGGATCTGCGTGTCAGCATCATCCCCACGAGCAACGGGGAGAGCGTTGTCATGCGTATTCTGGACAAGTCCTCGCTGCGGCTGGGGCTGAGCGATCTGGGCTTCCTTTCTGATGACCAGGAGACGTTTGAAAAGCTGATCACGCTGCCGGACGGCATCATCCTGGTGACCGGCCCGACCGGTTCAGGTAAAACGACGACCCTGTACGCCTGTCTGAACTTCATCAACCGGCCGGACCGCAAGATCATCACCGTGGAAGACCCGGTCGAATATGAACTGCCGGGCATCAACCAGGTGATGGTGAAGGAGGACATTGGCATGACCTTCGCCGCCGCGCTCCGCGCCATGCTGCGACAGGCACCCAACATCATCATGCTGGGGGAAATTCGAGACATGGAGACGGCGAGCATCGCCATCAACGCCTCCTTGACCGGGCACTTGGTTTTCAGCACCCTGCACACGAATGATGCTCCGAGCGCCGTTTCCCGTCTTGTGGATATTGGCATCAAGCCGTTCTTGATCGCATCCTCCGTGCGGGCCATTGAGGCCCAGCGCCTGGTGCGCAAGCTTTGCCCGGAGTGCAAGACGCCAGGTTCCCTGACTGAGAAAGAACTGCGCTCCCTGCAACTGGATGCGTCCCAGGCCTATGGAGCGACCATCATGGATGCGACCGGTTGCCCGAAATGCCGCGGCAACGGTTTCCGAGGTCGTCTTTCGATCGTGGAAATTTTCAAGATGGATGACGAGGTGCGCGGAATGATCAACCAGTCGCTGCCGGCTCCGGTGCTGCGGCGCAAGGCCCGCGAGCTGGGCATGCGTACGCTGCGTGAAGACGGGGTGCGCAAGGTGTTGGCAGGCATGACCACTGCGGAGGAAGTCATTGAAGCCACCATGTCTGACGCGAACTGA
- a CDS encoding DUF3500 domain-containing protein — translation MSLRRFLTTLLALGCLSSLCPSRLQAHEAGQQMVDTATALLKALPAEARTKALYPFESEERFNWHFVPRERNGLSFKEMPPEARLLGHALLTTGLSYRGYVKATTIMSLEEVLFGIEGADPAKRDAARARRDPEKYFISIFGEPSMKGVWGWRLEGHHLALNFTVKDGSLFRSTPCFFGSNPGEIRQGPRTGVRPLSAEEDLGRQLAKSLNDDQWKMALIQETAFKDILTEAKRQVSPLSPDGLSDAELNADQKTQLQTLLKEHLFRIRPEVAEAAWQELLASGPIHFAWAGSREPSQGHYYRIQGKSFVVEYDNTQNNANHVHTAWRDFDSDFGLDLLGEHVKTAHQPTK, via the coding sequence ATGTCACTCCGCCGCTTCCTGACCACTCTTCTCGCCTTGGGCTGCCTGTCGTCCCTCTGCCCATCCCGCCTCCAGGCCCACGAGGCAGGCCAGCAAATGGTGGATACTGCCACCGCCCTCCTGAAGGCCCTGCCAGCGGAGGCCCGCACGAAAGCCCTGTACCCCTTTGAGTCAGAGGAACGGTTCAACTGGCACTTCGTCCCCAGGGAACGCAATGGCCTCTCTTTTAAGGAGATGCCCCCGGAGGCCCGGCTTCTCGGGCACGCCCTGCTTACCACCGGGTTGAGCTACCGCGGCTACGTGAAGGCAACCACCATCATGAGTCTGGAGGAGGTCCTTTTTGGCATTGAAGGGGCTGACCCCGCCAAACGCGACGCCGCCCGGGCCCGTCGCGACCCTGAGAAGTATTTTATCAGCATTTTTGGCGAGCCTTCTATGAAGGGCGTTTGGGGCTGGCGCCTGGAGGGGCACCATCTGGCCCTGAATTTCACGGTTAAAGACGGTTCCCTGTTCCGCAGCACCCCTTGCTTCTTCGGCTCCAACCCGGGCGAAATTCGTCAGGGCCCCCGCACGGGAGTCCGTCCGCTCTCGGCGGAGGAGGATCTGGGTCGCCAGCTGGCCAAGTCTCTCAATGACGATCAGTGGAAAATGGCGCTAATCCAGGAAACCGCCTTCAAAGACATCCTCACAGAGGCGAAACGCCAGGTCAGCCCCCTCTCCCCGGATGGCCTCAGCGATGCCGAGTTGAACGCCGATCAGAAAACTCAGCTCCAAACGCTGCTCAAGGAGCACCTGTTCCGGATCCGCCCGGAGGTGGCCGAAGCCGCCTGGCAGGAGCTCCTTGCCAGCGGCCCCATCCATTTTGCCTGGGCAGGCAGCCGCGAACCCAGTCAGGGCCACTACTACCGGATTCAAGGCAAGAGCTTCGTGGTGGAGTATGACAACACCCAGAACAACGCCAACCACGTGCACACCGCGTGGCGCGACTTTGACTCTGACTTCGGGCTGGACCTCCTTGGCGAGCACGTAAAGACGGCCCACCAACCCACCAAATAA
- a CDS encoding type II secretion system F family protein has product MPKFHYIALDQNGQETAGDIDAPNEAEAIGQLRRSQLYPTQVVEEGKGDSAAIKRRARGTSAKGKTKIGGKASASAKVAGKTLMIFTRQLATLIDSGLPLLRGLTVLGRQEPNPIMKRTINTLADSVQTGSTFSESLQQFPRIYNKLYINMVKAGELGGVLELVLNRLAEYQEKAQKLKNKIVAAMVYPMIVMIIAVGIMIFLMTVIVPKFEKIFEDMLGSRDKLPELTKWVINTSRWIQGNLLILAAITAALIVLWQVVKATKGGRRVIDQLKLKMPLFGDVQRKSAISRFTRTLGTLVTSGVPILQALNITRETAGNVVVSDAINKVHDAVKEGESMVAPLEASKVFPPMVISMVDVGEETGQLPEMLLKVADVYEDEVDNSVSALTSMLEPLMIVILAVVVGVIVLALFMPLIQIIQGINQNT; this is encoded by the coding sequence ATGCCGAAGTTTCACTACATCGCCCTCGACCAGAACGGTCAGGAGACTGCCGGAGACATAGACGCCCCGAATGAGGCGGAAGCCATCGGGCAGTTGCGCCGGAGCCAGCTCTACCCGACTCAGGTCGTGGAAGAAGGCAAGGGGGACTCCGCCGCGATCAAGCGCCGTGCGCGCGGCACCTCCGCCAAGGGCAAGACAAAAATCGGGGGCAAAGCCTCTGCATCCGCCAAGGTGGCGGGCAAGACGCTCATGATTTTCACACGTCAGCTCGCGACGCTGATCGACTCCGGTCTTCCGCTGTTGCGTGGTTTGACAGTGTTGGGGCGCCAGGAGCCGAACCCGATCATGAAGCGTACGATCAACACGCTGGCGGATTCGGTGCAGACTGGCAGCACGTTCTCGGAGAGTCTTCAGCAGTTCCCTCGCATCTACAACAAGCTTTACATCAACATGGTGAAAGCTGGGGAGCTGGGCGGGGTGCTGGAACTGGTGTTGAACCGTCTGGCAGAGTATCAGGAAAAGGCCCAAAAGCTGAAGAACAAGATCGTGGCTGCCATGGTGTACCCGATGATCGTGATGATCATCGCCGTGGGCATCATGATCTTCCTCATGACGGTCATTGTTCCGAAGTTCGAGAAGATCTTCGAAGACATGCTCGGCTCCCGCGACAAGCTGCCTGAATTGACGAAGTGGGTGATCAACACCAGCCGATGGATCCAGGGGAACCTGCTCATCCTTGCTGCCATCACTGCAGCGCTGATTGTCCTGTGGCAGGTCGTTAAGGCTACCAAGGGTGGTCGCCGGGTCATTGACCAGCTCAAGTTGAAAATGCCGCTCTTCGGGGATGTGCAGCGCAAGAGCGCCATCTCCCGGTTTACCCGCACTCTGGGAACGCTGGTCACCAGCGGTGTGCCGATTCTACAAGCGCTCAACATCACCCGTGAAACCGCTGGCAACGTGGTCGTGTCCGACGCCATCAATAAGGTGCATGACGCGGTGAAGGAAGGGGAGAGCATGGTGGCACCGCTGGAAGCCAGCAAGGTCTTCCCGCCAATGGTCATCAGCATGGTGGACGTGGGTGAGGAAACGGGTCAGCTTCCGGAGATGCTGCTCAAGGTGGCTGACGTGTATGAAGATGAAGTGGACAACTCGGTGTCCGCCCTCACCTCAATGCTTGAGCCGCTGATGATCGTGATTCTCGCTGTGGTGGTCGGTGTGATCGTGCTCGCCTTGTTCATGCCGCTGATCCAGATCATCCAGGGGATCAACCAGAACACCTAG
- a CDS encoding GspE/PulE family protein: MTAQSVVELLTNRGLLDEGQAADILSDHKTTGKDPVDLLVEYGIFNNEDEFWALVAEEIGAEHYDLTTFEPGRDTLELIPAGMARLCGALPIQLGPDGLYVALTDPLNPQLLEDLRFGLGKSIVPVVARKEQIQALIDKHYGSGTQSIEDIFGQLGINSKPGDRASVEAEANSAPIVRFVDLVLEQAIKEKASDIHFEPFEHEFKIRYRVDGSLYEMAPPPVHLAMSVISRIKVMSNMNIAERRVPQDGRIMTVVDGRPVDMRVSTLPTQYGESVVLRVLDRSSVNLTLSALGMPPYLYDYIQDTIHKPNGIFIVTGPTGAGKTTTLYAALKEINTIDAKLLTAEDPVEYDIEGIMQVPINEAVGLTFGKALRSFLRQDPDRIMVGEMRDVETAQIAIQASLTGHLVLSTLHTNDAAGAVTRLIDMGVEPFLVAATLEGILAQRLLRTICKECVTPYTPSPIVLNQLGLSQSDIGDKKFFTGAGCGACGTSGYKGRKGIYELLDINDPLRELITQKAPTLVLRQKAIELGMHTLREDGLRNIYDGVTTIEEVLKYT, from the coding sequence ATGACAGCGCAAAGCGTGGTGGAACTGCTGACGAACCGGGGCCTGCTCGATGAAGGGCAAGCGGCGGACATCCTGTCGGACCACAAGACGACGGGGAAAGACCCGGTGGACCTCCTGGTGGAGTATGGCATCTTTAACAACGAGGATGAGTTCTGGGCTCTCGTGGCGGAAGAGATTGGTGCCGAGCACTACGATCTGACAACCTTCGAGCCTGGGCGGGATACGCTGGAACTGATTCCCGCCGGGATGGCCCGTCTCTGTGGCGCTCTTCCCATTCAGCTGGGGCCAGATGGCCTGTATGTTGCACTGACTGACCCGCTCAATCCCCAGTTGCTGGAGGACCTTCGGTTCGGTCTGGGCAAGAGCATTGTGCCCGTGGTGGCCCGGAAGGAGCAGATCCAGGCGCTGATCGACAAGCATTACGGCAGTGGCACCCAGAGCATTGAAGATATATTCGGCCAGCTGGGGATCAACTCCAAGCCGGGCGACCGGGCGAGTGTTGAGGCGGAGGCCAACAGCGCACCGATTGTCCGCTTTGTGGACCTGGTGCTTGAGCAGGCCATCAAAGAGAAGGCGTCTGACATTCACTTCGAGCCGTTCGAGCACGAGTTCAAGATCCGCTACCGGGTGGATGGCTCGCTTTACGAAATGGCTCCTCCGCCGGTGCACCTGGCGATGTCTGTCATCTCCCGTATCAAGGTGATGTCGAACATGAACATCGCTGAGCGACGCGTGCCACAGGACGGTCGTATTATGACTGTCGTGGATGGCCGTCCGGTGGACATGCGTGTCTCCACCCTGCCGACCCAGTACGGCGAGAGCGTGGTGCTCCGCGTGCTTGATCGTTCTTCGGTGAACTTGACGCTCTCCGCACTGGGGATGCCACCCTATCTGTACGACTACATTCAGGACACGATCCACAAGCCCAACGGCATTTTCATTGTGACGGGGCCCACGGGTGCAGGCAAGACCACGACGCTCTATGCCGCGCTTAAAGAGATCAATACCATTGATGCGAAGCTGCTCACGGCAGAAGATCCGGTGGAGTACGACATCGAGGGCATCATGCAGGTGCCGATCAATGAGGCAGTGGGCCTGACTTTCGGAAAGGCACTGCGATCCTTCCTGCGTCAGGACCCGGACCGCATCATGGTGGGGGAAATGCGTGACGTGGAAACGGCGCAGATCGCCATTCAGGCGTCGCTGACGGGCCACTTGGTGCTGAGTACACTGCACACGAATGATGCCGCTGGTGCCGTGACCCGTCTCATTGACATGGGTGTGGAGCCCTTCCTGGTGGCGGCCACGCTGGAAGGCATCCTGGCGCAACGTCTCCTGCGGACCATCTGCAAGGAGTGCGTCACTCCCTACACGCCCAGCCCAATTGTGCTCAACCAACTGGGGCTGTCCCAAAGTGACATTGGGGACAAGAAATTCTTCACTGGTGCAGGTTGTGGCGCCTGTGGCACCAGTGGCTACAAGGGCCGAAAAGGCATCTATGAGCTTCTGGACATCAACGACCCGCTCCGGGAGTTGATCACCCAGAAGGCTCCCACGCTGGTGCTCCGCCAAAAAGCCATCGAATTGGGAATGCATACCCTGCGCGAAGACGGTCTGCGCAATATTTATGACGGTGTCACGACCATCGAAGAAGTGCTGAAATACACCTAA